Proteins co-encoded in one Apteryx mantelli isolate bAptMan1 chromosome 4, bAptMan1.hap1, whole genome shotgun sequence genomic window:
- the IMMP1L gene encoding mitochondrial inner membrane protease subunit 1 isoform X2 translates to MFRNVLGKTFRFLGYTVQYGCIAHCAFEYLGGIVVCSGPSMEPTIQNSDIVFSENLSRHLYCIRKGDIVIVKSPNDPKSNICKRVIGLEGDKVCTSNPSDFLKSHSYVPKGHVWLEGDNLRNSTDSRCYGPVPYGLIRGRICFKVSLMLS, encoded by the exons ATGTTTCGCAATGTCCTAGGAAAAACCTTTCGATTTCTTGGGTATACTGTGCAATATGGCTGCATAGCACATTGTGCCTTTGAGTACCTTGGAGGAATTGTTGTG tgTTCTGGACCATCAATGGAGCCAACAATTCAAAATTCTGATATTGTCTTTTCGGAGAACCTTAGCCGCCACCTTTATTGCATTCGAAA aggAGATATTGTAATTGTGAAAAGCCCAAATGACCCCAAATCAAATATCTGTAAAAGAGTAATTGGCTTGGAAGGGGATAAAGTCTGCACAAGCAACCCTTCAGATTTCCTTAAGAGTCACAGCTAT GTACCTAAAGGACATGTTTGGTTAGAAGGCGATAATCTCAGGAATTCTACAGATTCCAGGTGTTACGGACCTGTTCCTTATGGACTGATAAGAGGACGCATTTGTTTTAAG GTGTCCCTCATGCTCTCCTAA
- the IMMP1L gene encoding mitochondrial inner membrane protease subunit 1 isoform X1 produces the protein MFRNVLGKTFRFLGYTVQYGCIAHCAFEYLGGIVVCSGPSMEPTIQNSDIVFSENLSRHLYCIRKGDIVIVKSPNDPKSNICKRVIGLEGDKVCTSNPSDFLKSHSYVPKGHVWLEGDNLRNSTDSRCYGPVPYGLIRGRICFKIWPLNDFGFLRASPNGHRFLDD, from the exons ATGTTTCGCAATGTCCTAGGAAAAACCTTTCGATTTCTTGGGTATACTGTGCAATATGGCTGCATAGCACATTGTGCCTTTGAGTACCTTGGAGGAATTGTTGTG tgTTCTGGACCATCAATGGAGCCAACAATTCAAAATTCTGATATTGTCTTTTCGGAGAACCTTAGCCGCCACCTTTATTGCATTCGAAA aggAGATATTGTAATTGTGAAAAGCCCAAATGACCCCAAATCAAATATCTGTAAAAGAGTAATTGGCTTGGAAGGGGATAAAGTCTGCACAAGCAACCCTTCAGATTTCCTTAAGAGTCACAGCTAT GTACCTAAAGGACATGTTTGGTTAGAAGGCGATAATCTCAGGAATTCTACAGATTCCAGGTGTTACGGACCTGTTCCTTATGGACTGATAAGAGGACGCATTTGTTTTAAG atatgGCCTCTGAATGACTTTGGATTTCTACGTGCAAGCCCTAATGGCCATAGATTTCTTGACGATTAA
- the IMMP1L gene encoding mitochondrial inner membrane protease subunit 1 isoform X3 yields the protein MFRNVLGKTFRFLGYTVQYGCIAHCAFEYLGGIVVCSGPSMEPTIQNSDIVFSENLSRHLYCIRKGDIVIVKSPNDPKSNICKRVIGLEGDKVCTSNPSDFLKSHSYVPKGHVWLEGDNLRNSTDSRCYGPVPYGLIRGRICFKTG from the exons ATGTTTCGCAATGTCCTAGGAAAAACCTTTCGATTTCTTGGGTATACTGTGCAATATGGCTGCATAGCACATTGTGCCTTTGAGTACCTTGGAGGAATTGTTGTG tgTTCTGGACCATCAATGGAGCCAACAATTCAAAATTCTGATATTGTCTTTTCGGAGAACCTTAGCCGCCACCTTTATTGCATTCGAAA aggAGATATTGTAATTGTGAAAAGCCCAAATGACCCCAAATCAAATATCTGTAAAAGAGTAATTGGCTTGGAAGGGGATAAAGTCTGCACAAGCAACCCTTCAGATTTCCTTAAGAGTCACAGCTAT GTACCTAAAGGACATGTTTGGTTAGAAGGCGATAATCTCAGGAATTCTACAGATTCCAGGTGTTACGGACCTGTTCCTTATGGACTGATAAGAGGACGCATTTGTTTTAAG ACTGGataa